A part of Falco cherrug isolate bFalChe1 chromosome 16, bFalChe1.pri, whole genome shotgun sequence genomic DNA contains:
- the G0S2 gene encoding G0/G1 switch protein 2 translates to METVQELIPFAREMLSQKPGRKMVKLYVLGSVLAFLGVVIGLVETVCSPFTAQGRLEEEEERTPAPRRGQMLAQKREDVILGKGAKAAVVQRALVTRPHAS, encoded by the coding sequence ATGGAAACCGTGCAGGAGCTGATCCCCTTCGCCAGGGAGATGCTGAGCCAGAAGCCCGGCAGGAAGATGGTGAAGCTGTACGTGCTGGGCAGCGTGCTGGCCTTCCTCGGCGTGGTCATCGGCCTGGTGGAGACGGTGTGCAGCCCCTTCACCgcccagggcaggctggaggaggaggaggagaggacaCCTGCCCCGAGGCGAGGGCAGATGCTCGCCCAGAAACGGGAGGATGTGATCTTGGGCAAGGGCGCGAAGGCGGCGGTGGTGCAGAGGGCCCTGGTGACCAGACCGCATGCGTCCTGA